Proteins encoded within one genomic window of Thiothrix litoralis:
- the urtA gene encoding urea ABC transporter substrate-binding protein, translated as MLFKDVFKQTLLVVSMATALGLSGLASAADDTIKVGVLHSLSGTMAISETTLKDTMLMLIDEQNKKGGVLGKKLEAVVVDPASNWPLFAEKARDLIEKDKVAATFGCWTSVSRKSVLPVFEEKNSLLFYPVQYEGEESSKNVFYTGAAPNQQAIPAVDYLMKEGEVKRWVLAGTDYVYPRTTNKILEAYLKSKGVDEKDIMINYTPFGHSDWQSIVADIKKFGGEGKKTAVVSTINGDANVPFYKELGNQGISAEDIPVVAFSVGEEELSGIDTKPLVGHLAAWNYFMSVENDANKDFIKQWKAYTKNDKRVTNDPMEAHVIGFNMWVKAVEQAKSTDTDKVAEAMIGQEVPNLTGGTAKMLPNHHLTKPVLIGEIQEDGQFEVVSKTPEVAGDAWSDFLPDSKNIVADWTGKETDGKPCGNYNTETKKCSGQKYE; from the coding sequence ATGTTGTTTAAAGACGTTTTCAAACAAACCCTGCTAGTTGTAAGTATGGCGACGGCACTTGGTCTGTCTGGCCTTGCATCCGCTGCTGATGACACGATCAAGGTTGGCGTACTGCATTCCCTGTCCGGCACGATGGCCATCAGTGAAACCACCTTGAAAGACACCATGCTGATGCTGATCGACGAACAAAATAAAAAGGGTGGTGTACTGGGCAAAAAGCTCGAAGCCGTGGTGGTTGACCCCGCTTCCAACTGGCCATTGTTTGCCGAGAAAGCGCGTGACCTGATCGAAAAAGATAAAGTGGCGGCAACGTTTGGTTGCTGGACATCGGTTTCCCGCAAATCCGTCCTGCCGGTGTTTGAAGAGAAAAACAGCCTGTTGTTTTACCCCGTGCAATACGAGGGTGAAGAATCTTCCAAAAACGTGTTCTACACCGGTGCTGCACCTAACCAGCAGGCTATCCCCGCTGTTGATTACCTGATGAAAGAAGGTGAAGTGAAACGTTGGGTATTGGCCGGTACCGACTATGTTTACCCGCGTACCACTAACAAGATTTTGGAAGCCTACCTCAAATCCAAGGGTGTTGATGAAAAAGACATCATGATCAACTACACCCCGTTTGGTCATTCTGACTGGCAGTCCATTGTTGCCGACATCAAGAAGTTTGGTGGCGAAGGCAAGAAAACAGCGGTAGTTTCCACGATCAACGGTGATGCCAACGTACCGTTTTACAAGGAACTGGGCAATCAGGGCATTTCAGCGGAAGACATTCCGGTTGTGGCATTCTCTGTCGGTGAAGAAGAGCTTTCGGGTATCGACACCAAGCCACTGGTCGGTCACTTGGCAGCATGGAATTATTTCATGAGCGTCGAAAACGATGCGAATAAAGACTTCATCAAGCAGTGGAAGGCGTACACCAAGAACGACAAGCGCGTGACCAATGACCCGATGGAGGCACACGTTATCGGTTTCAATATGTGGGTAAAAGCAGTTGAGCAAGCCAAATCCACCGATACCGATAAAGTGGCTGAAGCCATGATTGGTCAGGAAGTGCCTAACCTCACGGGCGGTACTGCCAAAATGTTACCAAACCATCACCTCACCAAGCCCGTGCTGATTGGCGAAATTCAGGAAGATGGTCAGTTTGAAGTCGTCTCCAAAACGCCTGAAGTCGCGGGTGATGCATGGTCTGACTTCCTGCCGGACTCCAAAAATATCGTGGCTGACTGGACAGGTAAGGAAACAGACGGCAAGCCGTGCGGTAACTACAACACTGAAACCAAAAAGTGCTCCGGCCAAAAATATGAATAA
- a CDS encoding TorF family putative porin, producing the protein MRNAKKIFATGLVALLSTTVLAPAASAGGGVDVSASVGVANMYLWRGYDLGDGDAAISGDLKATHNSGAYAGIWGSSGDASWGTEYDLYAGWAGTVGSLDVDASLWTYAYPDKDATVGGNIAPGELMDGVVSVGSGPVNVTLYEALKGDDDNAYRYVSAKYTKGKYSAMYGQHMYEEGASPGHIQLGYQYNDNLSFAVSQFVVDKEEMDDNPKFLVSYSLPLTK; encoded by the coding sequence ATGCGAAATGCCAAAAAGATATTTGCCACTGGTCTTGTAGCCCTGCTATCCACGACGGTGTTAGCGCCTGCGGCTAGTGCTGGTGGTGGAGTGGATGTGTCTGCTTCTGTCGGCGTGGCTAATATGTACTTGTGGCGCGGTTATGACTTAGGTGATGGCGATGCTGCCATTTCAGGTGATTTGAAAGCAACCCATAATTCCGGGGCATACGCCGGTATCTGGGGGTCTTCCGGTGATGCAAGCTGGGGTACTGAGTATGACCTGTATGCCGGTTGGGCTGGCACGGTCGGTTCGCTGGATGTGGATGCCAGCCTCTGGACTTACGCTTACCCGGATAAAGATGCAACTGTCGGTGGGAATATTGCACCCGGTGAACTCATGGATGGTGTGGTTTCCGTAGGTTCTGGCCCTGTTAATGTCACCCTATACGAAGCGCTGAAAGGTGATGATGACAATGCATACCGCTATGTTTCAGCCAAGTACACCAAAGGCAAATATTCCGCCATGTATGGTCAGCATATGTATGAGGAAGGTGCTAGCCCCGGTCATATCCAGCTCGGTTACCAATACAACGATAACCTGAGTTTTGCGGTTAGTCAGTTCGTGGTGGATAAAGAAGAGATGGATGATAATCCGAAGTTCTTGGTTAGCTATAGCTTGCCATTGACTAAATAA
- a CDS encoding HAD hydrolase-like protein — protein MPEKLILRDWGKVRVWLEPRLQDVKLISLDIFDTVLGRYVGDPAEVQRAVCRAVSERTGIDAEAVWQARQQAEQALRAEAVQAGFDHECRYSDLLPRWIACLPSTAFRERGSSLASFIRQTELDLEAATLYVKRDAQVFMDWVKGRNLNIIAMSDMYLDGDMLCELLRRKGIVNYFTFIYVSGDFKLGKYSGRLFQKMLQVKGVTGAQVVHIGDNPISDRRMACRAGIQGIWLYEKAELQRRERQTLSASMAQRGGIWAGRHFFECVETRSQQQDGLKPRDFFFRYGRDVLGPAFSVFMQGLQERLQQQRDAAQPIEKLLFVARDGFLFERLYRTTQGRLPSEYVYLSRRVITAASTAEGLSWEQTIVAFYNPKQCGLESVCKVYGLPQALLQPLAREHGFEDFAAPIHDWEDTRLRHFLKDEQVQAIIRAEGSKHRDLLQRYLEQVGFFAHQRVALVDIGWNGTVQKFLKQAFGQREDFPLLHGYYFAFVPKMYADFGEDNVCEGIIHDSRRGNACERIPAEFEEIFEQGARSHEATTIAYREQDGRVVPVLKAANAPDRQAEMACNIFVAQIQQGVAHHWEHFRAVQRLTGYTSQQLLPYVHGVLERAVVYPTREEARELTKLVHTEDFGHDHVLELANQPVGWGDLLRPRHLLRRLELSAWRYALFDRIPTGVANFAFRIVYLHTVKK, from the coding sequence ATGCCTGAAAAACTGATCCTGCGTGACTGGGGCAAGGTGCGCGTTTGGTTGGAACCACGTCTTCAGGATGTGAAACTGATTTCCCTCGATATTTTCGACACGGTGCTGGGGCGCTATGTTGGCGACCCGGCGGAAGTGCAACGTGCCGTATGCCGTGCTGTCAGCGAACGCACCGGCATTGATGCCGAAGCGGTGTGGCAAGCCCGTCAACAAGCCGAACAAGCCTTGCGTGCTGAAGCGGTGCAAGCGGGTTTCGACCACGAATGCCGCTACAGTGATTTGCTACCGCGTTGGATAGCGTGTCTCCCTTCGACTGCGTTCAGGGAGCGGGGGAGTTCTTTAGCCTCTTTTATCCGCCAAACCGAACTCGATCTGGAAGCAGCGACTCTGTACGTCAAACGTGATGCTCAAGTGTTCATGGATTGGGTGAAAGGGCGCAACCTCAACATTATCGCCATGTCCGATATGTATCTGGATGGCGACATGCTGTGCGAGTTGCTGCGGCGCAAAGGCATTGTGAATTATTTTACCTTCATCTATGTCTCCGGTGATTTCAAGTTGGGCAAATACAGCGGGCGGTTGTTCCAGAAAATGCTGCAAGTCAAAGGTGTGACTGGCGCACAGGTGGTACACATCGGCGATAACCCGATTTCGGATCGGCGCATGGCTTGCCGTGCCGGTATCCAGGGCATTTGGCTGTATGAAAAAGCCGAGTTGCAACGCCGCGAACGCCAGACTTTATCGGCAAGCATGGCGCAACGCGGCGGCATTTGGGCGGGGCGGCATTTCTTTGAATGCGTGGAAACCCGCAGCCAGCAACAGGATGGCCTGAAACCGCGTGATTTCTTTTTCCGCTACGGGCGTGATGTGCTGGGGCCTGCGTTCAGCGTGTTCATGCAAGGCTTGCAGGAACGCTTGCAGCAACAGCGTGACGCTGCTCAGCCAATTGAAAAGCTGCTGTTCGTGGCGCGGGATGGTTTCCTGTTTGAACGTTTGTACCGCACCACTCAGGGGCGGCTACCGTCGGAATACGTCTACCTGTCACGGCGGGTGATTACCGCTGCTTCGACAGCGGAAGGCTTGAGTTGGGAACAGACTATCGTGGCGTTTTACAACCCGAAGCAATGCGGGCTGGAATCGGTGTGCAAGGTGTATGGTTTGCCGCAGGCGCTGTTGCAACCCTTGGCACGCGAACACGGTTTTGAGGATTTTGCCGCCCCGATTCACGATTGGGAAGATACCCGCTTGCGCCATTTCTTGAAGGATGAGCAAGTGCAGGCGATTATCCGCGCCGAAGGCAGCAAGCACCGTGATTTGTTGCAGCGTTATCTGGAGCAGGTGGGCTTTTTCGCGCATCAGCGCGTCGCCTTGGTGGACATCGGCTGGAATGGCACGGTGCAGAAATTCCTCAAACAGGCGTTTGGGCAGCGTGAGGATTTCCCGCTGTTGCACGGCTATTACTTTGCGTTTGTGCCGAAGATGTACGCGGATTTTGGCGAGGATAATGTGTGCGAAGGCATTATCCATGATTCGCGGCGCGGCAATGCCTGCGAACGTATTCCGGCGGAGTTTGAGGAAATTTTCGAGCAAGGGGCGCGTTCCCACGAGGCCACGACGATTGCCTACCGCGAGCAGGATGGGCGCGTCGTGCCGGTGTTGAAAGCGGCAAATGCACCCGATCGGCAAGCAGAAATGGCCTGCAATATCTTCGTGGCGCAAATACAGCAGGGCGTGGCGCATCACTGGGAACATTTCCGCGCGGTGCAGCGCCTGACGGGGTATACCAGCCAGCAATTGCTGCCGTATGTGCATGGCGTGCTGGAACGTGCGGTAGTTTACCCGACCCGTGAAGAAGCCCGCGAGTTGACCAAGTTGGTGCATACCGAAGATTTCGGGCATGACCATGTGCTGGAACTGGCGAATCAGCCGGTGGGGTGGGGTGATTTGTTACGCCCGCGTCATTTGCTGCGCCGTCTGGAACTTAGTGCGTGGCGTTATGCGCTGTTTGACCGGATTCCGACCGGGGTGGCGAATTTCGCGTTCCGTATCGTGTATTTGCATACGGTGAAGAAGTAG
- a CDS encoding glycosyltransferase family 2 protein — MVKVSVILPVYNHARWVRQALDSVLAQSFTSFELIVIDDASQDASWEVVQAVCQANPTGRWQCVRHKTNQGAPATLNEGLQLAQGDFLAILNSDDVWDAGRLARLVSLAERESVDFISTDVALLDGDSKPKEAIERHWVAWFEALKQDYLTHADSWATLLRGNFLITTSNFFFHRRVYTQVGGFAELRYVHDYEYALRIWLAGFKTRFLIGEKLLGYRLHDTNTIREKPLAAIEENMRLLLGWLPRLQRVLDWQRLRGLETQLQDLYRYTREEWLTIVHQRLVAREQELFPLIADRDGWIAERDTVISNLQQQLAQHREWLAEREHWIGERDMWIADRDSWLTERDALIQLQTKHLSERDQWVADRDGWIAERDTLIQQLQQQQQDLLASRAFRLGQALLNPLRRCKQWLTGVSHA, encoded by the coding sequence GTGGTGAAGGTCAGTGTAATCCTGCCGGTTTACAACCACGCCCGCTGGGTTAGGCAGGCGCTGGACTCAGTGCTGGCACAGTCTTTCACTTCATTTGAACTGATTGTGATTGATGACGCTTCGCAGGATGCTTCCTGGGAAGTTGTTCAGGCCGTTTGTCAGGCCAACCCAACGGGGCGCTGGCAATGCGTGCGTCATAAAACCAACCAAGGTGCGCCCGCCACCCTCAACGAAGGCCTGCAACTGGCGCAAGGTGACTTTCTCGCCATCCTCAATTCTGATGACGTGTGGGATGCTGGGCGGCTGGCACGTCTGGTCAGCTTGGCAGAGCGCGAATCCGTCGATTTCATTAGCACCGACGTGGCCTTGCTGGATGGGGATTCTAAGCCGAAAGAGGCAATTGAACGGCATTGGGTCGCCTGGTTTGAAGCCTTGAAACAAGATTACCTCACTCACGCCGATAGCTGGGCAACCTTATTGCGTGGCAATTTCCTGATCACTACGTCCAACTTTTTTTTCCATCGGCGGGTGTATACACAGGTCGGTGGTTTTGCCGAATTACGTTATGTGCATGATTACGAATACGCCTTGCGGATTTGGCTGGCAGGTTTCAAGACCCGCTTTTTGATCGGGGAAAAGTTGTTGGGTTATCGCTTGCACGACACCAATACCATCCGCGAAAAACCGTTGGCAGCGATTGAAGAAAACATGCGCTTGCTGTTGGGGTGGTTGCCGCGTTTGCAACGGGTGTTGGACTGGCAGCGCTTGCGGGGGCTGGAAACCCAACTCCAAGATTTGTATCGTTATACCCGCGAGGAATGGCTGACGATTGTGCATCAGCGTTTGGTGGCACGCGAGCAGGAACTGTTCCCGCTGATTGCTGACCGGGATGGCTGGATAGCCGAACGTGACACGGTGATTAGCAACTTGCAGCAACAACTGGCGCAACACCGCGAATGGCTTGCCGAGCGCGAGCACTGGATTGGTGAACGTGACATGTGGATAGCTGACCGCGATAGCTGGCTGACCGAACGGGACGCCTTGATTCAGTTACAGACAAAACACCTGAGCGAGCGTGACCAATGGGTGGCTGACCGTGATGGCTGGATAGCGGAACGTGACACGCTGATTCAGCAATTGCAGCAACAACAACAGGACTTGTTGGCAAGCCGCGCTTTCCGTTTGGGGCAAGCCTTATTGAATCCATTGCGCCGTTGCAAACAGTGGCTAACAGGGGTGAGTCATGCCTGA
- a CDS encoding class I SAM-dependent methyltransferase: protein MNKVAAHFPLDDNHSHSQIVRRIPRYAQVLELGCGDGSMSRLMRERCEAHIIGVDHNPDIVWQAQRYCDYVFTEDLDDPHSLDALEGEKFDAITLVDVLEHLQHPEDLLRRLKPLLLDEGQILISIPNIAHASVRLELLNGHFEYEKTGILDTTHLKFFTADSVQSLLADEGYVVHELDYTWHDLPDEVIAHYLQSAGLEPTPQALAKFHEPDAMAYQFIISSSPVVDEVAPPAKADMMLKPIDVSWQTWGRMHTELAMAHAELERVYSTRSWKMLRRGATAWRSIQSRFTLE, encoded by the coding sequence ATGAACAAGGTAGCCGCCCACTTTCCTTTGGATGACAACCATTCACACAGCCAGATTGTGCGGCGTATCCCGCGTTATGCCCAGGTACTGGAACTGGGGTGTGGCGATGGCAGTATGTCGCGCTTGATGCGGGAACGTTGCGAAGCGCACATCATCGGTGTTGACCATAACCCGGATATTGTTTGGCAGGCGCAGCGCTATTGCGATTATGTTTTCACCGAAGATTTGGATGACCCCCACAGTCTGGATGCGCTGGAAGGCGAAAAATTCGACGCGATTACGCTGGTCGATGTGCTGGAACATTTGCAACACCCCGAAGACTTGCTGCGGCGTCTCAAGCCCTTGCTGCTGGATGAGGGGCAGATCCTGATTTCTATCCCCAATATTGCCCATGCATCGGTACGATTGGAATTGTTGAACGGGCATTTTGAATATGAAAAAACCGGGATTCTGGATACTACCCACCTGAAATTTTTCACCGCTGATAGCGTGCAATCGTTGCTGGCTGACGAAGGCTATGTGGTGCATGAGCTTGATTACACTTGGCACGATTTGCCGGATGAGGTGATTGCCCATTATCTGCAATCCGCTGGGCTGGAACCCACCCCGCAAGCCTTGGCGAAATTCCATGAGCCGGATGCGATGGCTTACCAGTTCATCATTTCCAGCAGCCCGGTGGTGGATGAAGTCGCCCCGCCCGCCAAAGCTGACATGATGCTCAAACCTATCGACGTTTCCTGGCAAACCTGGGGGCGGATGCACACCGAGTTGGCAATGGCACACGCGGAACTGGAGCGCGTGTATTCCACCCGTAGCTGGAAGATGCTGCGGCGCGGGGCAACGGCATGGCGCAGTATTCAGTCACGCTTCACACTGGAATGA
- a CDS encoding lysophospholipid acyltransferase family protein, which yields MQWRPEDFSLRYQLLFPLYAQLPPALGYRLAAQQAEVFKRRKQDEAATIRTQMQLALPEASAVQLDGWIDDYYRMVEQEALDTWYLQHQPVKQIVELQGFDAIEQARKQGKRVLLTGGHFGRFWMAGSAMRARGFTTGTITRDGGATNSHGLHPAEYRYRLFKLQRLQQALGGPFLVEGDELRPLYRALNDHLIALIFDVPYTEAHKGRVTVNFISGTIDLPAGIYRIAKKTRALIAPFFMRDLGGGRVMAEFSAVLDPCDYDETALMGLLANQLEQRIRENPGHWWLWPALPLLRSNNNEQGSRPLSFG from the coding sequence ATGCAGTGGCGGCCTGAGGATTTTTCCTTGCGTTACCAGTTGTTGTTTCCGCTGTATGCACAGTTGCCGCCTGCGCTGGGCTATCGCTTGGCGGCGCAACAGGCGGAGGTTTTCAAGCGGCGTAAGCAGGATGAAGCAGCGACTATCCGTACCCAGATGCAACTGGCCTTGCCGGAGGCGAGTGCAGTGCAACTGGATGGCTGGATCGACGATTACTACCGCATGGTGGAACAGGAAGCGCTGGATACTTGGTATCTGCAACACCAGCCGGTGAAGCAAATCGTGGAGCTGCAAGGCTTTGATGCCATTGAGCAAGCGCGTAAACAGGGTAAACGGGTTTTGCTGACAGGCGGGCATTTCGGGCGTTTCTGGATGGCGGGGTCTGCGATGCGGGCAAGGGGCTTTACCACAGGAACGATTACCCGTGATGGCGGCGCTACCAATAGCCACGGGCTGCATCCGGCAGAGTACCGTTACCGTTTATTCAAGCTGCAACGCTTGCAACAAGCCTTGGGTGGGCCATTTCTGGTGGAAGGTGATGAGCTACGCCCTTTATATCGGGCGCTTAACGATCACTTAATTGCGTTGATATTTGATGTTCCATACACAGAAGCGCATAAAGGAAGAGTGACAGTTAATTTTATAAGCGGTACTATTGACTTGCCCGCCGGTATTTATCGAATTGCAAAAAAAACCAGGGCATTGATCGCGCCGTTCTTTATGCGTGATTTGGGAGGGGGTCGGGTAATGGCGGAATTCTCTGCTGTGCTTGATCCGTGTGACTATGACGAAACAGCACTGATGGGGTTGCTCGCCAACCAACTGGAACAGCGGATTCGGGAAAACCCCGGTCACTGGTGGTTGTGGCCTGCACTGCCCTTGCTACGGAGCAATAACAATGAACAAGGTAGCCGCCCACTTTCCTTTGGATGA
- a CDS encoding ABC transporter ATP-binding protein — translation MSTAIRLENAGVAYRRYAHPRDALLEWVLRRERHVLFHALQGVSLSVQAGDSLGVVGDNGAGKSTFLKMLAGTLPPTQGSCEIRGRRSALLELGTGLQPEFSGVDNARMGLALRGLAHADIERCLPEVLAFAELGEFAHQPVKTYSSGMVVRLVFAVAAVIEPAVLIVDEALSVGDQYFQKKSLDRMRAILGNGATLVFCSHNLYQVREMCRQAVWLEQGRVRMLGDAQAVVDAYQDDVRGRNPSRPPLIRGGVREGNVALLDVSLNRDLFQTNDLFRLSIRASQGERPLADVHVGMVIRRNDEVQCYGISTLHDGVPMQVVDDGVLAATFVMDHLPLLSGEYCLEVWLIDSSGVHVYDSRERCCAFRVQQAGQQQGVGMVMLPHRWEEVVDAVAA, via the coding sequence GTGAGTACCGCCATTCGCTTGGAAAATGCTGGGGTGGCTTACCGGCGTTATGCGCACCCGCGTGATGCCTTGCTGGAATGGGTGTTGCGGCGCGAACGCCATGTGCTGTTTCATGCCTTGCAAGGGGTGAGTTTGAGTGTGCAGGCTGGGGATTCGCTTGGTGTGGTGGGCGATAATGGCGCGGGCAAAAGTACTTTTCTGAAAATGCTGGCGGGAACCTTGCCGCCGACGCAGGGTAGTTGTGAGATTCGTGGTAGACGTTCCGCGCTGCTGGAGCTGGGAACGGGATTGCAGCCGGAATTTAGTGGTGTGGATAATGCGCGGATGGGGTTGGCGTTGCGCGGGCTTGCTCATGCGGATATTGAACGCTGCTTGCCTGAGGTGTTGGCGTTTGCTGAATTGGGCGAGTTTGCGCATCAGCCGGTGAAAACGTATTCGAGCGGTATGGTGGTGCGGCTGGTATTCGCGGTGGCTGCGGTGATTGAGCCTGCGGTGCTGATTGTGGATGAGGCGCTTTCTGTTGGTGATCAGTATTTCCAGAAAAAATCCTTGGATCGGATGCGGGCTATTCTCGGGAACGGTGCGACGCTGGTGTTTTGTTCCCATAACCTCTATCAGGTACGCGAGATGTGCCGTCAGGCCGTGTGGCTGGAACAGGGCAGGGTGCGGATGTTGGGCGATGCGCAAGCCGTGGTGGATGCGTATCAGGATGATGTAAGAGGAAGAAACCCCTCCCGGCCTCCCCTTATCAGGGGAGGAGTAAGAGAGGGAAACGTTGCTCTTCTTGATGTCAGTTTGAATCGCGATCTGTTCCAGACCAATGACCTGTTCCGCCTGAGCATCCGCGCCAGTCAGGGCGAGCGTCCGCTGGCTGATGTGCATGTGGGAATGGTGATTCGCCGCAATGATGAGGTGCAGTGTTACGGCATCAGTACTTTGCATGATGGTGTGCCCATGCAGGTGGTGGATGATGGAGTGCTGGCGGCAACGTTTGTGATGGATCATTTGCCGCTGTTGTCGGGCGAATATTGCCTAGAAGTCTGGCTGATCGACAGCAGTGGTGTGCATGTGTATGACTCCCGCGAACGTTGCTGCGCTTTCCGGGTGCAGCAAGCGGGGCAGCAGCAAGGGGTGGGCATGGTGATGTTGCCGCACCGTTGGGAAGAGGTGGTTGATGCAGTGGCGGCCTGA
- a CDS encoding ABC transporter permease, translating into MNAATLTLLGQLLRQDLRERYAGTVLGVFWLLAQPLFMLLVYAVVFGEILQLRLGAATDSVQFTAWLFTGLTAFNALAEVLTRAPVLLTERRELLLNSSLPPALLPLLPVGASLVLEGLSVGLLLLWLGLQGQLQPLGVVFYLPFLLLRVVFSLAFAYGLAVLGVFLRDLRQMMPPLLTVLLLVSPIVYPLTVVPETFQAWFEWNPLAQLVQGYRAALLEGQFLWQPFLVLLLLASGLLGAALWLFQRLLWRARYVL; encoded by the coding sequence GTGAATGCGGCAACCTTGACCTTGCTGGGGCAACTATTACGGCAAGACTTACGCGAACGTTATGCTGGAACTGTGCTGGGCGTGTTCTGGTTATTGGCACAACCGCTGTTCATGCTGTTGGTGTATGCAGTGGTGTTTGGTGAAATCTTGCAACTGCGCTTGGGCGCTGCAACCGATTCCGTGCAGTTTACCGCTTGGTTGTTTACCGGGCTAACGGCCTTCAATGCACTCGCAGAAGTGCTGACCCGTGCGCCGGTGCTGCTGACGGAGCGTCGCGAGTTATTACTGAATTCATCATTGCCACCTGCCTTGTTGCCGTTGTTGCCAGTGGGTGCTTCGCTGGTGCTGGAAGGCTTGTCAGTCGGCTTGTTGTTGCTGTGGCTGGGGTTGCAGGGGCAGCTTCAGCCGCTGGGCGTGGTGTTTTATTTACCTTTTCTGTTGTTGCGCGTGGTGTTTTCGCTGGCCTTTGCTTATGGGTTGGCGGTGCTGGGGGTTTTCCTGCGTGACTTGCGCCAGATGATGCCACCGTTGTTGACCGTGTTGTTGCTGGTGTCGCCGATTGTGTACCCGCTGACGGTTGTGCCAGAAACATTTCAGGCGTGGTTTGAATGGAATCCGCTGGCGCAACTGGTGCAGGGTTATCGTGCTGCCTTGCTGGAAGGCCAGTTTTTGTGGCAGCCGTTTCTGGTTTTGTTATTGCTGGCAAGTGGGCTATTAGGGGCGGCGCTGTGGCTGTTTCAACGCCTGTTGTGGCGGGCGAGGTATGTGTTGTGA
- a CDS encoding peptidylprolyl isomerase: protein MRQKIILALLCSCSFVVMASDIAAPVDAEKHYIQNALIQKGIKLGLDNSPELLDQVENFRKEQLVRLTIEAESVAGMPDFSARAEELYQVRKDKQYNLPLRLRVRVLELEVPEEKAQAIQAELETIRGEVVAGKQDFKTAVMEHSKAVDLRLAQGDSYWFHKEQKSAAFFAAAEALSADKPLSDVFIDQGKAYLLGFLDRKEAEIRSFDQVKPEIIAELQQEYRKDQQKMLLETLRKEFQQQSAAKSESASQNTAM from the coding sequence ATGCGCCAAAAAATTATCTTGGCACTGCTGTGCTCTTGTTCATTTGTGGTGATGGCTAGTGATATTGCTGCACCTGTCGATGCTGAAAAACATTATATCCAGAATGCTCTGATTCAAAAGGGGATTAAGCTAGGGCTGGATAATAGCCCGGAATTACTGGATCAGGTAGAAAATTTTCGGAAGGAACAATTAGTGCGTTTGACGATTGAGGCGGAAAGCGTGGCCGGTATGCCTGATTTCAGTGCTCGTGCCGAAGAACTTTACCAAGTCCGCAAAGATAAACAATACAACTTGCCGTTGCGTTTGCGTGTCAGAGTGCTGGAATTGGAGGTTCCTGAAGAAAAAGCGCAGGCGATACAAGCGGAACTCGAAACGATACGGGGTGAGGTTGTTGCGGGCAAACAGGATTTCAAGACGGCGGTGATGGAACACAGTAAAGCGGTTGATCTGAGGTTGGCACAGGGTGATAGCTACTGGTTTCATAAAGAGCAAAAGTCTGCGGCATTTTTTGCGGCAGCGGAAGCCCTTTCAGCCGACAAGCCGTTAAGTGATGTCTTCATCGACCAAGGTAAAGCCTACTTATTGGGTTTTCTTGACCGTAAAGAGGCGGAAATCCGTTCCTTTGATCAGGTAAAGCCAGAAATCATTGCCGAATTACAACAGGAATACCGCAAAGACCAGCAGAAAATGTTACTGGAAACTTTACGTAAGGAATTTCAGCAGCAATCCGCCGCCAAGTCTGAATCTGCTTCTCAGAATACTGCAATGTGA